GCCTGCCGAATACGCTGGGTAAAGCCAATTAGCTCCGTAATATTGTGAATACTCAAGAGGGTATAGGCGAGGAGTTCGCGTGATCGAAGCAAATGACTCACATAGGCCCGCGTAAAATTCTGGCAGGTATAGCAAGGACAGGCAGAGTCTAGAGGAGTAAAGTCTTCCCGGAATCGATTGTTCTTGAGATTCCACCGTTCTCCGGCGACTAAGGCATTCCCATGGCGGGCTAATCGAGTCGGAATCACACAGTCAAACAAATCAATCCCGGCAGCAATAGCTTGCACCATCTCTCGGTAGGTACCCACCCCCATGAGATAACGGGGTTTATTGATGGGTAATAGCGGCGTTGTTACTTTGACGATTTTTTCAATCAGTTCCGGGGGCTCCCCCACGCTAACGCCGCCAATGGCATAACCTGGCAAATCAAATTCCACCACGGATCGGGCTGCAGCTTGACGCAAGTCGGCAAAAGTCCCCCCCTGGACGATGCCAAATAGAGCCTGATCCGGTCGTTGATGTGCCTTAACGCAACGGGCTAGCCAGCGCTGGGTTCGTTCCGTGGCAGCTTGAATGGCATCTCGACTGGCAGGATAGGGAGGACATTCATCAAAGGCCATAATCACATCAGCCCCCAGGGCATTTTGAATTGCCATGGAGATTTCTGGAGAGAGATGGATCATTTGACCATCCCGGGGAGATCGGAAACTCACCCCCTCTTCGGCGATGGAACGCATGTCGCTGAGGCTAAAGACTTGAAACCCCCCTGAGTCGGTCAAAATTGGCCCTGACCAGTTCATAAATTGATGTAGGCCACCCGCTTGCTCAACGATGTGTTCACCGGGCTGCAAATGCAAATGATAGGTATTGGCCAAAACCATCTGAGCTCCCGTCTCTTGCAGTTGAGCTGGGGTCAAGGTTTTTACATTGGCTAACGTTCCCACCGGCATAAATCGGGGTGTCTCTACAGGACCATGAGGGGTATGAAAGGTCCCGACACGGGCCTGGGTTTGGGAGCAGTGTTTATGACATTCAAACTGAAACTGATTGCTCAAAACAACCTCAATATCGCGATGGCCTCTGTCAAAATATCAGGTTTATCCTGCATGCCCAGAACGTTAAGACAAAAAAACACCGACGCTCTTGCTAGAGAAGAAAGTCGGCGAATATAACTTGAAATAGAGTTTGTTTAGCAGTTGGTATTGAAACAACAGCTATGCTCATTAGCAGCGTGCTTAGAGACTGCTAGAAGTGGCTTCAGTAGAGAAGAACACCTGTTGGATGGTAAACCAGCCAGAGCTCTAAAGCATGGCGGGTGAGCAGCAACAGGCTAGCGGATACGGACACGATAAACAAACCCATCATTAAGTTAGAGGTAAACAGCTCTAACCCTTGA
The Acaryochloris marina S15 genome window above contains:
- the tgt gene encoding tRNA guanosine(34) transglycosylase Tgt, whose product is MSNQFQFECHKHCSQTQARVGTFHTPHGPVETPRFMPVGTLANVKTLTPAQLQETGAQMVLANTYHLHLQPGEHIVEQAGGLHQFMNWSGPILTDSGGFQVFSLSDMRSIAEEGVSFRSPRDGQMIHLSPEISMAIQNALGADVIMAFDECPPYPASRDAIQAATERTQRWLARCVKAHQRPDQALFGIVQGGTFADLRQAAARSVVEFDLPGYAIGGVSVGEPPELIEKIVKVTTPLLPINKPRYLMGVGTYREMVQAIAAGIDLFDCVIPTRLARHGNALVAGERWNLKNNRFREDFTPLDSACPCYTCQNFTRAYVSHLLRSRELLAYTLLSIHNITELIGFTQRIRQAILDNQFQQVFGTWLSSSDTQLD